GAAGCAATACGACCGCCCCCGCGCAGGATCTGGGTCAAATCGCCCAGAAAATCAAGCAAGAATCGTTCGATAACGCGCCGGTTCAGGAGAAAACGCTCCAGCCTGCCGCTGCCGTTACCGCCCCTGCGCCGGTCGCCGCTCCTGCCGTTCCGGCACGCCAAAACGTCGCCCCCGGGACGCAGCCCAAGACCCCGACCGTCGTGTCGGCACCGAAAGCCGAGCCCAAACCGGCGGCCAAACCCGCCGTGGTAGCCACTCCGACGATCAAAAGCGTCAAGCCCGCAGAGCCGAAGAAAACGGCCGAAACGAAAAAAGCTCCCACTACGGCTCCCGCTGCAGCCAAACCCGCCGCTCAGCCGGTAGCGAAAGCCACCGAAACCGCACCGGCGAAAACCGCCGACAAAACCGAGACGACCGCACCGAAAACGGCCGAAGCGCCCAAGGCCGCCGCAACCGGAGGCGTCTATTACATTCAGGTCGGTTCGTTTACCAAAGAGCCGAATAAAGCCCTCTTCGACCGTCTCAACGCCAGCGGCCTGAAATACACGACCGTCCCCTCAGGTGCGGCCACCAAAGTGCTCGTAGGACCTTTCCAGGGTGAAAAAGCGGCGCGTGACGTCATCGGAACCGTCCGCAAAAACATCGAAGCCGGCGCCTACATCGTAAAGGGATAATGTGATCACTTCCCGCCGTTTTTCGCTTGACCAGTTCGCACCCATCGCCGTATACGAAAAGGCCAAAAAACTTTTTCCCGGCGAAGTCAGTTTTCTGTTCGAAAGTGCCGGGAGCAGCGAAGGAAATTACACGATCATCGTGATCGGAGGCCGCGAACGCCTCACCTACGCCGACAAAACGACCGTCTACACCGATGCGTCGGGAGAACGGCAGATATTGGATGTTTCCCCTTTCGCCTTTTTGAAAAAGTATTATTCCGCGCTCGATCAGAAAACATACCGCGAGCGGGCTCGGGAACTCGGGGTCGGCTATATCGACGGTTTTATCGGCTACATCGGATACGACATGGTGCAGGTTTTCGAACCCGTACTCGAAGAATCGATGTCGAATCTGCTGGATCAGACCCATATTCCCGACATGGACCTGATTCTCCCCAAACTCACCTTCGTCATCTCGCACAAAAACGCGACGATCACGCTGCTCAGCTGTCTCGACGGTTTTATCGGACGGTTCGACGAGATCGAAGCGACGCTCAAAGCGCCCTATACGTATACCCCGCTGGCACCGATCCGCAACGACCGGGGCGGCGAGTTCATCTTTAGCAAAGAGCAGTTTTTCTCGATGGTGGACAAGTCCAAAGAGATGATCAAAAGCGGCGACGTTTTCCAGATCCTGATGACGAACCGCTACATCCGCCACGCACAGGTCGATCCGTTCAGTTTTTACCGGATCCTCCGCCTCAAGAACCCCTCTCCCTACATGTATCTGATGGAGTTTGAGGATTTCAACATCGTCGGAAGTTCCCCGGAAGTGATGGTCCGCCTCAGTGACGGCGAAATCCTGTTGCGGCCGATCGCCGGGACCCGTAAACGGGGCGGGACAAAACAGCGCGACCTCGAACTCGAAGAAGAACTCCTCTCCGATCCCAAAGAACTCGCGGAGCATCTGATGCTGATCGATCTGGGGCGCAACGACGTCGGTCGGGTCGCCAAAACGGGCACGGTACGGGTCGAAGAGATGATGCATGTCGAACGTTATTCGCACGTCATGCACATCGTCTCGGACGTTTACGCGACGATCCGCGACGACAGGGACATGTTCGATCTTCTCGCCGCCGTCTTTACCGCAGGAACGATGACCGGGGCGCCGAAAATCCGCGCGATGGAGCTGATCGCCCAGTTCGAAGGGGTCAAGCGGGGCTATTACAGCGGCACCATCGGCTATTTCGGGTTTGATGGCAACATGGACAGCGCGATCACGATCCGTACCGCTCTCATCAAAGAAGATGAAGTGATCCTGCAGGCGGGTGCGGGCGTCGTCGCCGATTCGGTCCACGAACTCGAATACCTCGAAGTGACCAACAAACTCGGTGCGCTCACCAGTACCCTGGATGATCTGCTCGAACCGCAATGAAGCTCTTTACGATCTTCGGCGATCCGGTGAGCCATTCGCGCTCCCCGCTGATGCACAACAACGTCTTTAAAACCCTCGGCATCGATGCGTGCTATACGCGTACCCATTTGAGCGACGGCCAAAAACTTCGAGAGGTATTTTTTGCCAAAGCCCTCAGCGGCGCCAACGTCACCGTTCCCCACAAAGAATCGGCCTATGCGCAGTGCGACGAAGTGCGCGGCATCGCCTCGATGGTTAAAGCGGTTAACACGCTCGTCCTCGAAAACGGCCGCTTGATCGGTTACAACACCGACGCCGACGGTTTCATCCGGGCCATCGAATCCTTCGGCGAGGTACGCTCCGCACTGATTCTCGGAGCGGGAGGGACCGCGCGCGCACTTTCCGTCGCCCTGCGCGCCAAGGGGATCGACGTCGCCGTACTCAACCGCTCCGCCGGACGGCTGGACTATTTCAAGACCGAAGGGTTCGCCGCCTACGCGTGGGAGGAGTTTTCACCCGCTGCCTACGATATGATCATCAATACGACCTCGGCGGGATTGTCGGATAACGAACTGCCGATTCCCGCACCCCTGCTGCATGGACTTCTCTCACGCAGCAAAGCGGCCGTCGACGTCATCTACGGCAAAGAAACCCCGTTTTTGCGGGAGGTCAAATCCTGCGACCTCCCTTATAAAGACGGATCGGACATGCTGTTGCAGCAGGGGGTGTTGGCCAGCCACCTCTTCCTGCACTGCAAATACACTCCGGTGGAAATCGAACCGGCCATGCGTCGAAGTTTTTTGTATTAAACCGCTATAATTAGCCATCTAAATGCAAAGGCTCTTGATGTGCCCTCTCTATCAGCTCAACGACGCTGAAAAAATTCTCCTTCGCGATCAGCTCCTCGGTTATGCCGCAGCGATCGGCGGGAAAAATTCGTTTTTGAAACTCCTTGAGACGATACACCGTACCTCTCCGCATCCCCTCGTCTCCAAAACGGCCCTGCTCCGTTTTCCCAAAGGGCTGATCAAATGGAACAAAAACATCCACCGCGACAACCTTTCCCTCCTCAGTACCCGCCTCAATGCCCGCAAGGACGGTAATCCAAACCTCATGGCTTCGCCCGAGGACAAAAACTGCAAAAACGTCACGAACATGCTTCGTTCACTCTCCCCGCTGACCTTTACGGTTGCCATGAACAACGAAGCCGACGGCGCGGGATTCAGCTTCAAAGCGTTCGAAATCATCGACGAGAACACGACGGTCATCACCCCGATGTTCGAACTCTTCTTTTTCTGCCCCGTAAGCGTCGCGAAAAAATTGCTCAATTTTATTCCCAAAGAAGCTTCGGCAGAGGAATAACGTGAAAATCGACGGACGTTTCTGGCTCACCAAAGAGGGTCAAAGTTTTTTAGGCGCCGGACGGATCGAACTGCTGGAACGGATCGATAAAACGGGATCGATCAACGCCGCCGCCAAAGAGATGAAAATGAGCTACAAGGCGGCATGGGAACGGATCAACGGGATGAACGCGCTCGCCGATCAGCCTCTCATCGAACGCCTCACAGGGGGCCGTGGGGGCGGCGGGACGAAACTCACCCCCTACGCCCGCGAACTCATCGCGACGTTTCACCGTTTCAACGAGCTTCACCGCCAGTTTATCGACCGGTTCAGCGAAGCGGGAGACGACCCCGAACGGCTCGCCCGCATCCTCAGCCGTACGTTCCTTACCACCAGTGCGCGCAATCAGCTCCCCGCCACCCTCCTCTCTATCGAAGAACGCGGGCTGAACGGTATCCTCACCCTCTCTTTGAACGGAAGCCATAAAATCCAGTCCGTCATCACCCTCAAATCGATCCGGAGTATGGGTCTCACGATCGGATGCGATCTCTATGCCATCATCAAATCGAGCGATGTCAGCATCGTTACCGCTCCTCCAAAAAGCGATGAACCGATGAACTGTCTCAAGGGGACGATCAGTCGCATCGAATCGCAGGACGAAACCGATGAGATCACCTTCGCCCTTGATCTCTTTACCGAGCTGATCGCCCTGATGAATCCCAAAGATACCAAAAAGCTCTCCGAGGGGATGAACGCCTACGCCCTGATCTCTCCGAAACATATTATTATCGGGTTGTAAACTTACTTCACCACACTAGAAAATCAAAATTTATTTGCTTTCATATCTTTCAACGCACTCTCTTCCGACGCAAATACAGTTTTGTGTGATTTTTCATAGATCGCTTGATTGAAATTTTTTACTTCTTCAGCACTTATAGATAATTCAAGATGGTCATAATCTGAAGAATCATTTATCATATACGCGTATTTTGGTGAAAGAGGAATAAAAAAATCTGCATATTCTGGTGCCTCAAATTCATTCAATCCTTTAACAGAACTATGTACGTTTATTATTGGATTGTCACTCGTAATAAAAGGAATATCCGTATTGTTTGTTATATAGATATGTTTGTTCCGAGTTTTAGATTCATATAAGCTCCATCCAACATTAATTCCTAACATAAAACTCAAAAACCACCAATTTTTTTCAAATAGCAATGCTTCATTAGTAAATGGCATACTCATATTGATCGCATCAGATGATCTCTCTTTCATTCTTTTTGTTCTTGTAAGCTGATGACCTAAAAATGTGCAGAACGAAATCATATTGGTTGCAGTATCTAAAATATTTTTATTTCCTTTTGAAAGCTCATTAATAGCCTTTACCGCAGTATCTTCAAATAATGAGTGTAAATTTTCCAAACTATTGTGTTTTATTACATTATTAAGCAATTCCAAATCTTTGGAATAAATCTTAGATTGTGAAATAGTATTGGATACATTTGATAGCTTTATAAAGTATTGCAAATGTGACATATGCATTTCTTGAAGAAAATCGGGTGACATCGCCGAAAATCTTTTTATATATTCAATATCATCTATATTAAGCGGATTAATTTTGTAAAAGTCAATTTCCTTCGCAAGTCCTTTAATACTATCTTTAGAAATTTTCCCCTTTTTAGAAATATAGAATACATCAGTGACTTTAGCCCAACTTTTTAAATAATGGCTCCATACATAATGGTGGTTACGTTTTATCTGTTTATTTTTTTCCAAAATTTATTCCTCTCTATAAAAAAATATATTTATCTCCAATTCTTACACAAAAAATAAAATATGTAAAATCCATAACACTTTTTTATCATTCTCCTACAAACTTTAAGCCTTTTTCTCTATAATTTCGTTATATCTTACAAAACATAACGTAATTGTCGCCCTTTTCTGCGAACCGTTTTTGCAACGTTTGGTTTATCGTTATATCAAAACAGACACAAAGGAGTTTCATGCATCCGCTCAAACTTGTCCTGGCCTCTTTGGCATTCTCCATTTCCTCTTTAGTCGCCGGTGAAGTCAATATTGCCGCTGCCGCCGATATGAAGTATGCACTCGATGATATTGCCAAAGTGTATATGAAACGTCATCCCGAGACAAAAATCAATACGATGTTCGGTTCCTCAGGCAAAGCGTTCACCCAGATTAGCAACGGCGCACCCTATGACATCTACTATAGCGCAGATATTGACTACCCTAAAAAGCTCAAAGCCGCTGGAAAAGCAGTCGGTGAAGTTAAACCATACGCTATCGGGCGTATCGTTTTATGGAGCAATACGATCGATACGGCCAAGGGGATGAATACGTTGCTCTCATCCAATGTAAAGAAAATCGCAATCGCCAATCCCGAACACGCCCCATACGGACGCGCCGCAGTGGCCGCTCTTAAAACGTACGGTGTGTATGACAAGATCAAATCCAAACTCATTTACGGTGAAAACATTAATCAAACGGCACAATATGCCCAAACCAAAGCAGCCGATATTGCAATTTTAGCCCTCTCCATCGCTTCAAGTCCAGCTCTACGAGATACGCCGTCCTTTTTGATTCCGAAAGAGTCTCATCCGAAGCTTGTCCAGGGGTATGTATTGATAAATAACAATCCTGAAGCAAAAGCTTTCATCTCCTTTTTTGAAACCAAAGAGGCCAATGAGATTCTCAAAAAATACGGCTTTGTCGTACAGTAACGTATTGGAAAGGGATGTATGTTTTTCAAATCCATCGATTTCGCGCACATGTACCGCGAACACAAAGCCGCCACCGATTTCAAGGCGAAAAGCCGCGAGGATTGGGATGCCAAATCCTCCGACATGGCGCAATCGACGATCAACAGCCCCTATGTGGAGGATTTCATCTCACGGATGAAGCTGGACGGCGACGAGGTGGTTCTCGACATCGGCTGCGGTCCCGGAGCGCTGAGCGTGCCGCTGGCCAAAAAAGTGAAACACGTCGTCGCCATCGACTTCTCGCGCGCCATGCTCGACGAGCTCGAAGCGTATGCCGCGCGCGAAGGGGTCACCAACATCACGACCTACCATCTGGGCTGGGAAGACGACTGGAGCGCTCTGCCTCCCATCGACGTCGCCGTGGCATCACGCTCGATGGAAGTCCCCGATCTGGATGCGGCACTCTCTAAAATGTCCTCTATCGCTTCCAAAGCATGTTATCTCACCTACAAAGTCGGCGGCAGCTTCGTCGACATGAATATCCTCGATTACATCGGCAAAACGGTCAGAACAAAACCCGACTACTGGTATATCCCCCTGCTATTGTACAAAGCGGGATTTCTCCCCCGCGTCGATTACATCGAGACCGGACGCGGCAGCGTGCGCGCCGGCAGCGAAGAAGAATTCGTCCAATCGCTGATCTGGAGCATCGGAAGTCTGGAGAAAGAACAGCAGGACAAAGCCAGAGAATACTACAACCGGATCGTTGTCGGCGAGAATCGTCCGCCGCGTCCGGTGCACTGGGCTTTTATCGCATGGGAGACCTCAAAATGATCCTTCTTAACGACGCTGAACTCGAAGCACTCCTCGCCGAGGACGTCCCCTACGGCGATCTGACCACCGCGTCGCTGGGGATCACCGACCGGCGCGCGCGCATCACCTTCGCCACCCGTGAGCGCCCTCTCGTCGTCTCGTGCATGGAAGAGGCAGTGCGTTTGTGCGGACTGTACGGATTGGAGATCGACGGTTTTGTCAAATCCGGCTCGCTCGTCCCGCCCCAAAGCGTTTTTCTCGAAGCGCACGGCGAAGCCGGATCGATACACCGTATCTGGAAGTCCGTGCAAAACCTCCTCGATTACGCAAGCGGGATCGCCACTTATACCCGTGAAGCGGTACTCTTGGCACGCAGTATCAATCCTGATATAGTGGTCGCCACCACCCGCAAAACAACCCCGTTTACAAAAAAAATCGCCATCAAAGCGGTCGAATCGGGCGGCGGGATCGCTCACCGTCTCGGACTTTCGGAAAGCATACTGATCTTTGATTATCACCGCGTCTTTTTCCCTGCGGAAGAGGCATTTGCCGAAGCTCTCGACCGTGCCAAAAAAGCCAATCCCGAAAAGAAAATCGTCATCGAAGCCGCCGACATCGCCGAGGCGCTCAAATTTGCCCGCCTCGGAGCCGACATTCTCCAGCTGGAGAAATTTCCCCTCACGAAACTTTCCGATGCCGTCCGCATCCTCCGGACCGATTATCCCCATCTTACCCTCATCGCCACCGGAGGGATCAGCGTCAAAAATATCGCCGAATACGCCGCGACGGGGGTAGATATGATCGTCACCTCATCGCCCTACAGTGCACAACCTGCCGATATCAAAGTGAGGATCGAGCCGTTATGAATATTCTCTCCGCCAAAATTGCCGCCATCACCGCTTCCGAGCACCTCAGCATCCTAAGCGTCGCCGTCGGGGACGACACTTTTCATCTCCTTCTCGCCGAAGTCTCCGACGCCACCGTCGGTGCGGACGTCACCGTGGCGTTCAAAGAAACCGAAGTCATCCTCTCCCCGGAAACGGCCGCTTCGACCGCAAACCGCGCGCGCGCAAGAGTCCGGACGATCGAAAGGGGAATCATCCTCTCCCACGTTACCCTCTCCTACCGCGATACGACCGTCCGTGCGCTGGTGCCGACACTCACCTTCCATTCCCTCGATATCCGTGAAGGGGATAACGTCGGCTGGATGGTTCAGCCCTCTGAAATTTCGCTGCTCAGGGAGACGCATGGAAGCTGATTTTTTTCAAACGATGGTGCTGACGTTCAAACTGGCATCCGTCACGACGCTGATTCTCCTGCTGATCGGGATTCCGCTCGCCGCATACTTGGCATACGGCACCGTGCGCTTCAAAAGCGTCGTCGAGACGATCGTCTCCATGCCGCTCGTCCTTCCTCCATCGGTCCTGGGGTTTTATCTTCTCCTTGCGTTCAGCCCCGCGTCGGCTCTTGGGGAGTTTTTAACCGAACAGGGCATACGGCTGGCATTTTCGTTCGAGGGGCTCGTGATCGGTTCGGTCCTCTTCAGCCTCCCCTTCATGGTTCATCCGATACAGTCGGCCCTCTCCGGGGTTCCGCGCTCCGTCTTCGAAGCCTCCTACACGCTGGGCAAATCGAAACTGACAACGATGACGCGGGTGGTCTTGCCGATGATCCGAAGCGGGCTGATTTCGGGGACTGTCCTCGCGTTCGCCCATACGGTCGGCGAGTTCGGCGTGATCCTGATGATCGGTGGGAATATCCCGGGCGAGACCCGCGTCGCCTCGATCGCAATCTACGACGAGGTCGAGTCGCTCAACTACGCGATGGCTCACCAATACGCACTCACCCTCTTCGCGGTGACGTTTGCGATATTGCTGCTCGTCTACACCCTTAACAAAAAATCCCTGGGCGGCATCCGATGATATTGATCAATATTACCAAACACCTCAATACCGCCGAGGGACCGCTGGAGGCGGTTTTCGACCTCTCGATCGGCAGTGGGGAGTTCCTGACCCTCTTCGGCCCCTCGGGTGCCGGAAAAACAACCCTGATGCGCTGCATCGCGGGACTCGAAACTCCCGATACCGGCCGGATCGAAGTAGCGGGCGAAACGTGGTTCGATTCGGGCCGGAAGATCAATCTCCCGCCGCAGAAACGGAGTGTGGGATTCGTCTTCCAAGACTACGCCCTCTTTCCGACGATGAACGTGCGGCAAAACCTCCTTTTCGCCGCCGAAACCGCGGAGCAGAAAAAAGGGGTGGACGAGCTGATCGAACTGGTCGAGCTGAGCAACCTCGCCGACCGTCTGCCGTCCACCCTCTCGGGGGGACAAAAACAGCGCGTCGCCCTCGCCCGCGCCCTCGTACGCCGTCCGAAAATTCTGCTCCTCGACGAACCGCTCTCGGCGCTCGATCCCGCCATGCGCCAAAAGCTGCAAAACGAGCTGGCACTGATCCACGAGCGGCTCGGGGTGAGTACGCTGCTGGTGAGCCACGACATCGCCGAAACGGTCAAGCTCTCCGACCGCCTCGCCTCGGTTCATGCGGGACGGATCGAACGCATCTGCCCCCCGATGGAATTTTTCAGCTCCCAGACCCTCAGCGGCAAACTTCAGCTCGTGGGGGAAGTGCTGAAAATCGAAGAAGATTCCCCCGCGTGCGTCGTAACCCTTCTGGTAGGTTCCTCCATTGTCCGCACCGTTACGGCAACACAAGAAGCCTCGCGGCTAAAAATCGGGGAACACGCTATAATTTCGACCAAAGCGTTCAACCCGATTCTGCTGCCCATCCATCAACCCAAGGAAACCCCATGACCGTTACTGTTACCGTCAACACCATCGTTACCCTCGATTACACCGTCACTACCCCCGAAGGGCACACGGTCGATGAAGGGCAAGAACCCCTCATCTACGTACACGGCGGATACAACAACATTTTTGCCCCCATCGAAGCAGGGCTGGAGGGGAAATCGGTCGGAGATTCGTTTGAAATTTCCGTCCCCGCCGCCGAGGCGTTCGGCCTCTACGACGACGATCTGGTGGTCACCGAATCGCTCGAGAACCTCCCCGAAGAGATCGAAGTTGGAATGCAGATCGAAGGGCACATGGAAGGGAACGAAGATGATATGCTCATCTACATCGTCCAAGAAATCTCCGACACTCACGCCGTCTTAAACGCCAACCACCCCCTCGCGGGAATCGATATGGTTTTTAAAGGCACAGTCACCGACATCGTCCCCGCCGACGAAGAGACGATCCGCCGTTTACTCGAACATTCGCACGATCATCACTGATCGTATGGCTTAAACTCGGATCACACTCACAGCTATTGGGCTGATTGCAGCCGCTCCCCGTCCGTCCATTTTCTTTTGCTTAAAATTCCAAACGGCGTCAACATCGGCAGGAGCCATAACAGGCTCCACCCATTCAGCCCGACAGCCCCAAGGCCGCCGTACGACCATACGGCCCAGACGATAGAGAGGAAAAAGGTCCCGTAGGGAGCGAGCATGAGCTTCCAATAGTGCGTTGTCGCAAAACGCCAGGGTGCGAAAAAAAGGATGACGAACGCCGACGCGGCGACCAAGGCCATCCCCGCTATCCCCTCCCCGGTTTTTCCCTGGAACAGAAACACGATCGAGAGTACAAGCACCCATATGAAACCACCGGCCCAACCCGCTGTCCAACCGATTTTTTCGCCTATTCGCTCTTTCACCGTTTCACCTCTTCGTGTGGTATGCCCAATTGTTTAAGCGCATCTATTTTAGCAGAGCGTTGTCGAATAGGCTATGCGGCATCCTTCAAAGCCGTATGAGACCGTGTTTATCTTAAGGGGGAACCGTTCCCCCATCAAGCAGGTCAGTTATGCCATCCGGCAGCTATAATGTTCATCAGCGCCTCGTTGTTCTGAATCTGGGTGTTATCACGGAGTTGGAAGCCGTGATCGCGGCTGTAGGCATTTAGCTGCTGGATAATCCCGTCGACGTCGGTGTTGCTCAGGTAGCTGCCGTCATCGAGTTCCAGCCTCTCGATCCGGTTGGCCTCGTTTTTCTGGTTTTTGATCGTCACGAACTCGTTGTCTCCGTACTGTAGCAATAAATCATTCCCTTGTATCAGGAAACTGACATCCTCTTTTGTGATCCCTTTGTCGAATCGGACGGTATCGTATCCCCCTTCTGCTCCGAAATAACGACCAAATAGGCTGAATCCGAAGACGTTTTCGTTCACCGTCGTCGTGTTGGAGCCTTTGGTGAAGAGATAGGTATCATCCCCGCTTCCGCCGCTGAGAGTGTTGATCCCTGCACCCCCGTGGAGCAGATCGTTCCCCTCTGCGCCGTTGAGACTATCGTTGTCCCTCCCGCCGAAGAGTTTATCGTTCCCCGCATCGCCGACGAGGGTGTCGTTGCCATTATCGCCGTAGAGGATATCGTTCCCATCGCCCCCGAGGAGATTGTCACTGCCCTCTCCTCCGACTAGAAGATCATGACCTGTATCACCGCGCAGAGTGTCATTGCCGCCGTTACCGAAGAGGGTATCGTTCCCAGCATCGCCGAAGAGCCGATCCCCGAAGAGGGAGGAGTTGCCGATTAACGAATCGTTTTTGGCACTTCCCCATTGGATTCCGAAGAAACCTCCGCTGGAACCGATTCTCTCTTTGGAAAGGTTGATGCTTCCCTGTGCGGTTTGAACCAGTTCTACCCCTTTTGATGGGGAGGCAAAGTAGTCGATGAGGATGACATCCTCCTTGCCTTTGACATTGATACGAAGGTTATTCGCTTCTTGGAGGAAGGTGAGGTTAGCCATAGAGATATCACTCATGAGCAGGACATCTACTCCGTCATTGTCATTGATACGCATACTTTGTCCGCTGTATGTGTAGTGCCAGTCCGGAGTCATGAGGTTGGTGAAGTTCAACGTGCTTATCACACTTCCTCCGTGACCGTCATCGACGGTGATTACTGCGCTACTCCCTCCGGCGTAATAGCGCTCTGCGGTGTAGTTCCACTCTCCGTTCTCCTTGATCGTGAGTGTTCCGTGTTCAGGATTGGAAGTGATGCTGTAAGAGAGGGTATCACCATCCACATCGGAAGCCTTGATCGCTCCGGCAGTACTTGATCCTGCGTAGAGCGTCGCGGGTGCCGGAGTCTCTGTGAGGATCGGTGCGTCGTTGATCGCTTCGATGACAAAGCTCAGTGTTGCGGTGGTACTCAGTCCGTAGGCGTTGGTTACTTTGATCATGACGCTGTCAGCACCGTTCAGATTTGCTTCAGGGGTATAGTTCCACTCTCCTGTTTCGCTAACGCTGAATACTCCTTTGGTGGAAGTATTGAGAATTTCGTAGGTCAATGCTCCGCCGATAGGATTGGTAACGTTGAATACTCCGTTGGTAGCAGTGTCTTCGAGGAGAGTCGATGTTGTATCGGACAATGTCGGGTCCGACACGCGAATGTCGAAGTTGAGGGTTTGGGAGATTGCACCCCCGTTACCGTC
The DNA window shown above is from Campylobacterota bacterium and carries:
- a CDS encoding SPOR domain-containing protein; amino-acid sequence: MEEKNELNDIILNKSGSGSNSKKLLLAIATLTLVLIIVLVIMNSLKSESEEQPPHAAIPPEPSAPTEIIDDPLFEPVEVIEEGSNTTAPAQDLGQIAQKIKQESFDNAPVQEKTLQPAAAVTAPAPVAAPAVPARQNVAPGTQPKTPTVVSAPKAEPKPAAKPAVVATPTIKSVKPAEPKKTAETKKAPTTAPAAAKPAAQPVAKATETAPAKTADKTETTAPKTAEAPKAAATGGVYYIQVGSFTKEPNKALFDRLNASGLKYTTVPSGAATKVLVGPFQGEKAARDVIGTVRKNIEAGAYIVKG
- a CDS encoding anthranilate synthase component I family protein, translated to MITSRRFSLDQFAPIAVYEKAKKLFPGEVSFLFESAGSSEGNYTIIVIGGRERLTYADKTTVYTDASGERQILDVSPFAFLKKYYSALDQKTYRERARELGVGYIDGFIGYIGYDMVQVFEPVLEESMSNLLDQTHIPDMDLILPKLTFVISHKNATITLLSCLDGFIGRFDEIEATLKAPYTYTPLAPIRNDRGGEFIFSKEQFFSMVDKSKEMIKSGDVFQILMTNRYIRHAQVDPFSFYRILRLKNPSPYMYLMEFEDFNIVGSSPEVMVRLSDGEILLRPIAGTRKRGGTKQRDLELEEELLSDPKELAEHLMLIDLGRNDVGRVAKTGTVRVEEMMHVERYSHVMHIVSDVYATIRDDRDMFDLLAAVFTAGTMTGAPKIRAMELIAQFEGVKRGYYSGTIGYFGFDGNMDSAITIRTALIKEDEVILQAGAGVVADSVHELEYLEVTNKLGALTSTLDDLLEPQ
- a CDS encoding shikimate dehydrogenase, with translation MKLFTIFGDPVSHSRSPLMHNNVFKTLGIDACYTRTHLSDGQKLREVFFAKALSGANVTVPHKESAYAQCDEVRGIASMVKAVNTLVLENGRLIGYNTDADGFIRAIESFGEVRSALILGAGGTARALSVALRAKGIDVAVLNRSAGRLDYFKTEGFAAYAWEEFSPAAYDMIINTTSAGLSDNELPIPAPLLHGLLSRSKAAVDVIYGKETPFLREVKSCDLPYKDGSDMLLQQGVLASHLFLHCKYTPVEIEPAMRRSFLY
- a CDS encoding TOBE domain-containing protein translates to MKIDGRFWLTKEGQSFLGAGRIELLERIDKTGSINAAAKEMKMSYKAAWERINGMNALADQPLIERLTGGRGGGGTKLTPYARELIATFHRFNELHRQFIDRFSEAGDDPERLARILSRTFLTTSARNQLPATLLSIEERGLNGILTLSLNGSHKIQSVITLKSIRSMGLTIGCDLYAIIKSSDVSIVTAPPKSDEPMNCLKGTISRIESQDETDEITFALDLFTELIALMNPKDTKKLSEGMNAYALISPKHIIIGL
- a CDS encoding DUF4238 domain-containing protein, with translation MEKNKQIKRNHHYVWSHYLKSWAKVTDVFYISKKGKISKDSIKGLAKEIDFYKINPLNIDDIEYIKRFSAMSPDFLQEMHMSHLQYFIKLSNVSNTISQSKIYSKDLELLNNVIKHNSLENLHSLFEDTAVKAINELSKGNKNILDTATNMISFCTFLGHQLTRTKRMKERSSDAINMSMPFTNEALLFEKNWWFLSFMLGINVGWSLYESKTRNKHIYITNNTDIPFITSDNPIINVHSSVKGLNEFEAPEYADFFIPLSPKYAYMINDSSDYDHLELSISAEEVKNFNQAIYEKSHKTVFASEESALKDMKANKF
- the modA gene encoding molybdate ABC transporter substrate-binding protein, yielding MHPLKLVLASLAFSISSLVAGEVNIAAAADMKYALDDIAKVYMKRHPETKINTMFGSSGKAFTQISNGAPYDIYYSADIDYPKKLKAAGKAVGEVKPYAIGRIVLWSNTIDTAKGMNTLLSSNVKKIAIANPEHAPYGRAAVAALKTYGVYDKIKSKLIYGENINQTAQYAQTKAADIAILALSIASSPALRDTPSFLIPKESHPKLVQGYVLINNNPEAKAFISFFETKEANEILKKYGFVVQ
- a CDS encoding class I SAM-dependent methyltransferase → MFFKSIDFAHMYREHKAATDFKAKSREDWDAKSSDMAQSTINSPYVEDFISRMKLDGDEVVLDIGCGPGALSVPLAKKVKHVVAIDFSRAMLDELEAYAAREGVTNITTYHLGWEDDWSALPPIDVAVASRSMEVPDLDAALSKMSSIASKACYLTYKVGGSFVDMNILDYIGKTVRTKPDYWYIPLLLYKAGFLPRVDYIETGRGSVRAGSEEEFVQSLIWSIGSLEKEQQDKAREYYNRIVVGENRPPRPVHWAFIAWETSK
- the modD gene encoding ModD protein; the encoded protein is MILLNDAELEALLAEDVPYGDLTTASLGITDRRARITFATRERPLVVSCMEEAVRLCGLYGLEIDGFVKSGSLVPPQSVFLEAHGEAGSIHRIWKSVQNLLDYASGIATYTREAVLLARSINPDIVVATTRKTTPFTKKIAIKAVESGGGIAHRLGLSESILIFDYHRVFFPAEEAFAEALDRAKKANPEKKIVIEAADIAEALKFARLGADILQLEKFPLTKLSDAVRILRTDYPHLTLIATGGISVKNIAEYAATGVDMIVTSSPYSAQPADIKVRIEPL
- the modB gene encoding molybdate ABC transporter permease subunit; this translates as MEADFFQTMVLTFKLASVTTLILLLIGIPLAAYLAYGTVRFKSVVETIVSMPLVLPPSVLGFYLLLAFSPASALGEFLTEQGIRLAFSFEGLVIGSVLFSLPFMVHPIQSALSGVPRSVFEASYTLGKSKLTTMTRVVLPMIRSGLISGTVLAFAHTVGEFGVILMIGGNIPGETRVASIAIYDEVESLNYAMAHQYALTLFAVTFAILLLVYTLNKKSLGGIR
- a CDS encoding ATP-binding cassette domain-containing protein, which translates into the protein MILINITKHLNTAEGPLEAVFDLSIGSGEFLTLFGPSGAGKTTLMRCIAGLETPDTGRIEVAGETWFDSGRKINLPPQKRSVGFVFQDYALFPTMNVRQNLLFAAETAEQKKGVDELIELVELSNLADRLPSTLSGGQKQRVALARALVRRPKILLLDEPLSALDPAMRQKLQNELALIHERLGVSTLLVSHDIAETVKLSDRLASVHAGRIERICPPMEFFSSQTLSGKLQLVGEVLKIEEDSPACVVTLLVGSSIVRTVTATQEASRLKIGEHAIISTKAFNPILLPIHQPKETP